The following coding sequences lie in one Marinihelvus fidelis genomic window:
- the ftsY gene encoding signal recognition particle-docking protein FtsY — protein sequence MFRIFRKNKAKTGAVQDVQLRPVEKDGQEALDRRLEDSRRQFGRQLQSLIDGYDRIDDDLFDDLETTLLTADVGVAATLRIMEALRAAVDNGVITQPNQVLPAVQAELFEIIEPCEQFLDVPAGRKPFVILMVGVNGAGKTTTIGKLAQRFKQDGLQVMLAAGDTFRAAAVEQLKSWGERNDVPVVAQSTGADSAAVIFDALQSAQAKGVDVLIADTAGRLHTQSNLMEELRKIHRVLGRLDDTAPHEVMLVVDAGNGQNALNQAKEFNAAVPVSGITVTKLDGTARGGVLFAIAESLGVPIRFIGVGESARDLRPFDAGTFINAILPLG from the coding sequence ATGTTCAGAATATTCCGCAAGAACAAGGCCAAAACCGGCGCCGTGCAGGATGTGCAGCTGCGGCCGGTGGAAAAAGATGGCCAGGAGGCGCTCGACCGCCGGCTGGAAGACTCCCGCCGCCAGTTCGGGCGCCAGTTGCAGTCCCTGATCGACGGCTATGACCGCATCGACGACGACCTGTTTGATGACCTGGAAACCACGCTGCTGACCGCCGATGTCGGCGTCGCGGCCACCCTGCGCATCATGGAAGCGCTGCGCGCGGCGGTCGACAACGGCGTGATCACCCAGCCCAACCAGGTGCTGCCCGCAGTGCAGGCCGAGCTGTTCGAGATCATCGAGCCCTGCGAGCAGTTCCTGGACGTGCCGGCGGGCCGCAAGCCCTTTGTCATCCTGATGGTCGGCGTCAACGGCGCCGGCAAGACCACCACCATCGGCAAGCTGGCGCAGCGCTTCAAGCAGGACGGCCTGCAGGTGATGCTGGCCGCCGGCGACACCTTCCGCGCCGCCGCCGTGGAGCAGCTGAAATCCTGGGGTGAGCGCAACGACGTGCCCGTGGTGGCGCAAAGCACCGGCGCCGATTCGGCCGCGGTGATTTTCGACGCACTGCAGTCGGCGCAGGCGAAAGGCGTCGACGTGCTGATCGCCGACACCGCCGGCCGTCTGCACACGCAGTCCAACCTGATGGAGGAATTGCGCAAGATTCACCGGGTGCTCGGGCGCCTTGACGACACCGCGCCGCACGAGGTCATGCTGGTGGTCGACGCCGGCAACGGCCAGAACGCGCTGAACCAGGCAAAGGAATTCAATGCCGCGGTTCCGGTCAGCGGCATCACGGTCACCAAGCTCGACGGCACCGCCCGCGGTGGCGTGCTGTTCGCCATTGCCGAGTCGCTGGGCGTGCCCATTCGCTTTATCGGTGTCGGCGAGTCGGCGCGCGACCTGCGGCCGTTTGACGCCGGCACCTTTATCAACGCCATCCTGCCACTTGGCTGA